The Planctomycetaceae bacterium genome includes the window CGCTGATCATGGTGATGTCGGCCCTGATGTCCACGCACGCGGTGATCTTCAGTCCTGCATTCAATGGAACGCTTCCGGACCTGTTCGATCGCCAGGACATGCCCCGCGCCAATGCGGCGACCAAGATTGCGCTGATCGGGTCGATCCTGGCCGGGGTGGCGTTGGCGGGCGTGGTGCTGACGCGCAGCGGCTCAGAGCACGACGCGCGCGTCCTGATCGCCTGGATGACCGTGGCGGTGCCTCTGCTGGGCCTGGCGGCGGCGATGGGGGCCCCGCGCCGCCCGGCGGCAGACCCGCACAAGCGGTTCCCCCGTGCCGGTCCGCTCTCGTCGATGCGTCACCTGATGGCGATGCGCAAAGACCGATTGCTGGCTTACACGGTCATCGCCGACACGTTCGTGTGGTTCCTCGGTTCAGCGCTGATCCAGTTGACCAATACCCTGGGCGTGCAGCAGCTCCAGTTCGGTGAAGAGACGACCGGGCTGTTGGTGGTAGCCGAACTGGCGGGCTTCGGCGTCGGCGGTTTGCTGGTGAGCTTCTACGCCGACGGCAGGGTGTGGTACCGCCTGGTGCCGCTGGCGGGGGTCGTTGCCAGCGCGTTCATCGGGGCGGTCTGGCTCGTGCCGTACCTGCCGCAGTCGTGGCACGTCTGGGCGGTGGTAGCCGCGCTGGGCGGGGCCGGCGCCGGCGGCGGGGCGATCCTCATCCCCGCGGAGAGCTTCATCCAGGTTCGCCCCGCCGCGGCGAGCAAGGGGACGGTGATCGCCGCGGCGAACTTCGCCAATTTCGGCGGCATCCTCCTCTCGGGCGCGGTGGCCAACCTGCTGGATTACTGGTTCACCCCTGCCGCGGCCTTTGGGGCCCTGGCCCTGCTGGCGCTGGTGGTGACCGCGGTGATCGGCGTAACGATGCGGTCGCTGTCGCAGCAAGAACTGGCAGAGGCGTCCTTCGACGCGTGAGCTAGAGCAGCTTGTCCCGGGCCCGGAAATGATGCAATTTCGTTTTGCCGAGTTCGCCCGCCCGGGCATATGATCAGTGCCGGGAGGGGTCAAGTGCAAGAGGGGGGGCTTGGGATGCGCAGG containing:
- a CDS encoding MFS transporter; its protein translation is MNPGTTTSGGIGGRDHATLRFASIVASYGLGSFAENFFKQAAMLLAVGQGMAYLQGLAAILYSLPYLLLAAAAGWLADRYSKRRVLIAAKCLEVLAMSLAAYGLYSGNWTLIMVMSALMSTHAVIFSPAFNGTLPDLFDRQDMPRANAATKIALIGSILAGVALAGVVLTRSGSEHDARVLIAWMTVAVPLLGLAAAMGAPRRPAADPHKRFPRAGPLSSMRHLMAMRKDRLLAYTVIADTFVWFLGSALIQLTNTLGVQQLQFGEETTGLLVVAELAGFGVGGLLVSFYADGRVWYRLVPLAGVVASAFIGAVWLVPYLPQSWHVWAVVAALGGAGAGGGAILIPAESFIQVRPAAASKGTVIAAANFANFGGILLSGAVANLLDYWFTPAAAFGALALLALVVTAVIGVTMRSLSQQELAEASFDA